In a genomic window of Leisingera caerulea DSM 24564:
- the tilS gene encoding tRNA lysidine(34) synthetase TilS encodes MTPAGRDIPALVRSRFRSALPARLGIALSGGGDSMALLHLLHECFGGGEVELYAATVDHGLRPGSADEAAAAGAAAARLGIPHEVLQWTDRPQDGNLQAQARAARYELLCGWARQHDIPVLALGHTADDQAETVLMRMARASGVTGLSGMAERRTHKGVTLLRPLLDVSRSELRRYLEDRGVDWAEDPSNEDTRFERVRMRKALEHLAPLGLTPEVLAGVARNMSKAREALDWYVFLAARDLAHVQAGAVVLCRRKFRTLPGEISHRLLVRAFQWISGAAYPPRRVPMEKAVLAARSGSSVTLAGCRLVSTAKQVWICREYNAVNGETALPGQLWDGRWKIFGGDAKGCEVRALGRQGLAQCPDWRATGVPGPVLEATPAVWRGARLTAAPVAGMANGWSAETAGSEEEFFASLLSH; translated from the coding sequence TTGACACCGGCCGGGCGGGATATCCCTGCTCTGGTGCGCAGCCGGTTCCGTTCTGCTCTGCCCGCCAGGCTGGGTATTGCCCTGTCCGGCGGCGGTGATTCGATGGCCCTTTTGCATCTGCTGCACGAGTGTTTCGGCGGCGGAGAGGTTGAGCTTTACGCGGCAACCGTCGACCACGGGCTGCGCCCCGGCTCGGCGGATGAGGCGGCAGCGGCCGGCGCCGCAGCGGCCCGGCTTGGCATCCCCCATGAGGTGCTGCAGTGGACGGACAGGCCGCAGGACGGCAACCTGCAGGCCCAGGCGCGGGCGGCGCGGTATGAGCTGCTGTGCGGCTGGGCGCGGCAGCACGATATCCCGGTTCTGGCGCTTGGCCACACGGCGGACGATCAGGCTGAAACGGTGCTGATGCGCATGGCCCGTGCCTCTGGCGTGACGGGGCTGTCGGGCATGGCGGAGCGGCGCACCCACAAGGGGGTGACCCTGCTGCGGCCGCTTCTGGATGTGAGCCGGAGCGAACTGCGCCGCTATCTGGAGGACCGCGGCGTGGACTGGGCCGAGGATCCAAGCAACGAGGATACAAGGTTTGAGCGGGTGCGGATGCGCAAGGCGCTGGAGCATCTGGCGCCGCTGGGGCTGACGCCCGAAGTGCTGGCCGGCGTTGCCCGGAACATGTCCAAAGCGCGTGAGGCGCTTGACTGGTATGTCTTTCTGGCCGCCCGCGACCTGGCGCATGTCCAGGCCGGCGCCGTTGTTTTGTGCCGGCGCAAGTTCCGCACCTTGCCCGGCGAAATCAGCCACCGGCTGCTGGTGCGCGCGTTCCAATGGATTTCCGGCGCCGCCTATCCGCCGCGCCGGGTGCCGATGGAGAAAGCTGTTCTGGCTGCGCGCAGCGGCAGTTCGGTGACCCTTGCAGGCTGTCGTCTGGTCAGCACCGCCAAGCAGGTCTGGATCTGCCGGGAATACAATGCCGTGAACGGGGAAACCGCTTTGCCGGGGCAGCTCTGGGACGGCAGGTGGAAGATTTTCGGCGGCGATGCAAAGGGATGCGAAGTGCGGGCGCTTGGGCGGCAGGGGCTGGCGCAATGCCCTGACTGGCGCGCCACCGGCGTGCCGGGCCCGGTGCTGGAGGCCACTCCGGCGGTGTGGCGCGGCGCCCGGCTGACCGCTGCTCCTGTGGCTGGAATGGCCAATGGCTGGTCGGCTGAAACGGCCGGAAGCGAAGAAGAGTTCTTTGCATCCCTTTTATCTCATTGA
- the ybgF gene encoding tol-pal system protein YbgF, giving the protein MKPLRTALLATVMLLPLPLAAQDQQTLADIRQELTVLHVEVQRLKRELSTTGSPSADVSGNTVLDRVAAIESELQRLTQKTEEMGHRIDRIVADGTNRIGDLEFRLVELEGGDVGALGETTTLGGGELPAAVAAAPQAVDSGAAGGELAIGEQADFDAAEKLLAEGQYQEAAEKLAAFNQAYPGSPLAAAAEFSRGKALDGLGDTREAARAYLAAFTGNSSGPVAPKALFELGAALGRLGQTDQACVTLSEVGVRFPGTGAEEEARAEMAKLGCS; this is encoded by the coding sequence ATGAAACCTCTGCGCACCGCGCTTCTGGCCACTGTGATGCTGCTGCCGCTGCCGCTGGCGGCGCAGGACCAGCAGACCCTGGCGGACATCCGCCAGGAGCTGACCGTCTTGCATGTGGAGGTGCAGCGGCTGAAGCGCGAGCTGTCGACCACTGGATCCCCGTCTGCGGATGTCTCCGGCAACACGGTCCTGGACCGGGTTGCCGCGATTGAAAGCGAACTGCAGCGGCTGACCCAGAAGACCGAGGAGATGGGCCACCGGATCGACCGGATCGTGGCCGATGGCACCAACCGGATCGGTGATCTGGAGTTCCGCCTGGTCGAGCTGGAAGGCGGCGACGTCGGCGCCCTGGGCGAGACCACGACCCTTGGCGGCGGCGAGCTGCCGGCCGCGGTGGCCGCCGCCCCGCAAGCGGTGGACAGCGGCGCAGCGGGCGGTGAACTGGCGATCGGCGAGCAGGCGGATTTCGATGCCGCCGAGAAGCTGCTGGCCGAAGGCCAGTACCAGGAAGCGGCCGAAAAGCTTGCGGCGTTCAATCAGGCCTATCCGGGCAGCCCGCTGGCGGCGGCTGCCGAATTCAGCCGCGGCAAGGCGCTGGACGGGCTGGGCGACACCCGCGAGGCGGCCCGGGCCTATCTGGCGGCCTTTACCGGCAATTCCTCCGGCCCGGTGGCGCCCAAGGCGCTGTTTGAGCTTGGCGCTGCATTGGGCCGCCTTGGCCAGACCGATCAGGCCTGCGTGACGCTGTCCGAAGTCGGCGTGCGGTTCCCGGGCACCGGCGCGGAAGAAGAGGCCAGGGCCGAAATGGCCAAGCTGGGCTGTTCTTGA